The following coding sequences are from one Macaca nemestrina isolate mMacNem1 chromosome 1, mMacNem.hap1, whole genome shotgun sequence window:
- the LOC105498267 gene encoding rho guanine nucleotide exchange factor 2 isoform X10, translating to MKEAKDARYTNGHLFTTISVSGMTMCYACNKSITAKEALICPTCNVTIHNRCKDTLANCTKVKQKQQKAALLKNNTALQSVSLRSKTTIRERPSSAIYPSDSFRQSLLGSRRGRSSLSLAKSVSTTNIAGHFNDESPLGLRRILSQSTDSLNMRNRTLSVESLIDEAEVIYNELMSDFEMDEKDFAADSWSLAVDSSFLQQHKKEVMKQQDVIYELIQTELHHVRTLKIMTRLFRTGMLEELQLEPGVVQGLFPCVDELSDIHTRFLSQLLERRRQALCPGSTRNFVIQRLGDLLISQFSGPSAEQMRKTYSEFCSRHTKALKLYKELYARDKRFQQFIRKVTRSAVLKRHGVQECILLVTQRITKYPVLISRILQHSHGIEEERQDLTTALGLVKELLSNVDQDIYELEKGARLQEIYNRMDPRAQTPVPGKGPFGREELLRRKLIHDGCLLWKTATGRFKDVLMLLMTDVLVFLQEKDQKYIFPTLDKPSVVSLQNLIVRDIANQEKGMFLISAAPPEMYEVHTASRDDRSTWIRVIQQSVRICPSREDFPLIETEDEAYLRRIKMELQQKDRALVELLREKVGLFAEMTHFQAEEDGGSGMALPTLPRGLFRSESLESPRGERLLQDAIREVEGLKDLLVGPGVELLLTPREPALPLEPDSGGNTSPGVTANGEARTFNGSIELCRADSDSSQRDRNGNQLRSPQEEALQRLVNLYGLLHGLQAAVAQQDTLMEARFPEGPERREKLCRANSRDGEAGRAGAAPVAPEKQATELALLQRQHALLQEELRRCRRLGEERATEAGSLEARLRESEQARALLEREAEEARRQLAALGQTEPLPAEAPWARRPVDPRRRSLPAGDALYLSFNPPQPNRGTDRLDLPVTTRSVHRHFEDRERQELGSPEERLQDSSDPDTGSEEEGSSRLSPPHSPRGETLAETWTRDFTRMQDIPEETESRDGEAVASES from the exons ATGAAGGAAGCCAAGGATGCCCGCTATACCAATGGGCACCTCTTCACCACCATCTCAGTTTCAGGCATGACCATGTGCTATGCCTGTAACAAGAGCATCACAGCCAAGGAAGCCCTCATCTGCCCAA CCTGCAATGTGACTATCCACAACCGCTGTAAAGACACCCTCGCCAACTGTACCAAGGTCAAGCAGAAG CAACAGAAAGCAGCCCTGCTGAAGAACAACACTGCCTTGCAGTCCGTCTCTCTGCGAAGTAAGA CAACCATCCGGGAGCGGCCAAGCTCGGCCATCTACCCCTCCGACAGCTTCCGGCAGTCCCTCCTAGGCTCCCGCCGTGGCCGCTCCTCCTTGTCTTTAGCCAAGAGTGTTTCCACCACCAACATTGCTGG ACATTTCAATGATGAGTCTCCCCTGGGGCTGCGCCGGATCCTCTCACAGTCCACAGACTCCCTCAACATGCGGAACCGAACCCTATCAGTGGAATCCCTCATTGACGAAG CAGAGGTAATCTACAATGAGCTGATGAGTGACTTTGAGATGGATGAGAAGGACTTTGCAGCTGACTCCTGGAGCCTTGCTGTGGACAGCAGCTTCCTGCAGCAGCATAAAAAGGAGGTGATGAAGCAGCAGGATGTCATCTATG AGCTAATCCAGACAGAGCTGCACCACGTGAGGACACTGAAGATCATGACCCGCCTCTTCCGCACGGGGATGCTGGAAGAGCTACAGTTGGAGCCGGGAGTGGTCCAGGGCCTGTTCCCCTGCGTGGACGAGCTCAGTGACATCCACACACGCTTCCTTAGCCAGCTATTAGAACGCCGACGCCAGGCCCTGTGCCCTGGCAGTACCCGGAACTTTGTCATTCAGCGCTTGGGTGATCTGCTTATCAGCCAG TTCTCAGGTCCTAGCGCGGAGCAGATGCGTAAGACCTACTCGGAGTTCTGCAGCCGCCACACCAAGGCCTTAAAGCTCTATAAAGAGCTGTATGCCCGAGATAAACGCTTCCAGCAATTCATCCGG AAAGTGACCCGCTCTGCCGTGCTCAAGCGGCACGGGGTACAGGAGTGCATCCTGCTGGTGACTCAGCGCATCACCAAGTACCCAGTACTCATCAGCCGCATCCTGCAGCATTCCCACG GGATCGAGGAGGAACGCCAGGACCTGACCACAGCACTGGGGCTAGTGAAGGAGCTGCTGTCCAATGTGGACCAGGATATTTATGAGCTGGAGAAAGGGGCCCGTCTGCAGGAGATCTACAACCGCATGGACCCTCGGGCCCAAACCCCAGTGCCTGGCAAGGGCCCCTTTGGCCGAGAGGAACTTCTGCGGCGCAAACTCATCCACGATGGCTGCCTGCTCTGGAAGACAGCAACGGGGCGCTTCAAAG ATGTGCTAATGCTGCTGATGACAGATGTACTGGTGTTTCTCCAGGAAAAGGACCAGAAGTACATCTTTCCTACCCTG GACAAGCCCTCAGTGGTATCGCTGCAGAATCTAATCGTACGGGACATCGCCAACCAGGAGAAAGGGATGTTTCTGATTAGCGCAGCCCCACCTGAGATGTACGAGGTGCACACAGCATCCCGGGATGACCGGAGCACCTGGATCCGGGTCATTCAGCAGAGCGTGCGCAT ATGCCCATCCAGGGAGGACTTCCCCCTGATTGAGACAGAGGATGAGGCTTACCTGCGGCGAATTAAGA TGGAGTTGCAGCAGAAGGACCGGGCACTGGTGGAGCTGCTGCGAGAGAAGGTTGGGCTGTTTGCTGAGATGACCCATTTCCAGGCCGAAGAGGATGGTGGCAGTGGGATGGCCCTGCCCACCCTGCCCAGGGGCCTTTTCCGCTCCGAGTCCCTTGAGTCCCCTCGTGGCGAGCGGCTGCTGCAGGATGCCATCCGTGAGG TGGAGGGTCTGAAAGACCTGCTGGTGGGGCCAGGAGTGGAACTGCTCTTGACACCCCGAGAACCAGCCCTGCCCTTGGAACCAGACAGCGGTGGTAACACGAGTCCTGGGGTCACTGCCA ATGGTGAGGCCAGAACCTTCAATGGCTCCATTGAACTGTGCAGAGCCGACTCAGACTCCAGCCAGAGG GATCGAAATGGAAATCAGCTGAGATCACCCCAAGAG GAGGCGTTGCAGCGATTGGTCAATCTCTATGGACTTCTACATGGCCTACAG GCAGCTGTGGCCCAGCAGGACACTTTGATGGAAGCCCGGTTCCCTGAGGGCCCTGAGCGGCGGGAGAAGCTGTGCCGAGCCAACTCTCGGGATGGGGAggctggcagggctggggctgccCCTGTGGCCCCTGAAAAGCAGGCCACAGAACTGGCATTACTGCAGCGGCAACATGCGCTGCTGCAGGAGGAGCTACGGCGCTGCCGGCGGCTAGGTGAAGAACGGGCAACCGAAGCTGGCAGCCTGGAGGCCCGGCTCCGGGAGAGTGAGCAGGCCCGGGCGCTGCTGGAGCGGGAGGCTGAAGAGGCTCGAAGGCAGCTGGCCGCCCTGGGCCAGACCGAGCCACTCCCAGCCGAGGCCCCCTGGGCCCGCAGACCTGTGGATCCTCGGCGGCGCAGCCTCCCTGCAGGCGATGCCCTGTACTTGAGTTTCAACCCCCCACAG CCCAACCGAGGCACAGACCGCCTGGATCTGCCTGTCACTACTCGCTCTGTCCATCGACACTTTGAGGACCGAGAGAGGCAGGAACTGGGGAGCCCTGAAGAGCGGCTGCAAGATAGCAGTGACCCTGACACTGGCAGTGAGGAGGAAGGTAGCAGCCGTCTGTCTCCGCCCCACAGTCCACGAGGTGAGACCCTGGCGGAGACATGGACCAGAG ACTTTACCAGAATGCAGGACATCCCGGAGGAGACGGAGAGCCGCGACGGGGAGGCTGTAGCCTCCGAGAGCTAA
- the LOC105498267 gene encoding rho guanine nucleotide exchange factor 2 isoform X11 — protein sequence MKEAKDARYTNGHLFTTISVSGMTMCYACNKSITAKEALICPTCNVTIHNRCKDTLANCTKVKQKQQKAALLKNNTALQSVSLRSKTTIRERPSSAIYPSDSFRQSLLGSRRGRSSLSLAKSVSTTNIAGHFNDESPLGLRRILSQSTDSLNMRNRTLSVESLIDEEVIYNELMSDFEMDEKDFAADSWSLAVDSSFLQQHKKEVMKQQDVIYELIQTELHHVRTLKIMTRLFRTGMLEELQLEPGVVQGLFPCVDELSDIHTRFLSQLLERRRQALCPGSTRNFVIQRLGDLLISQFSGPSAEQMRKTYSEFCSRHTKALKLYKELYARDKRFQQFIRKVTRSAVLKRHGVQECILLVTQRITKYPVLISRILQHSHGIEEERQDLTTALGLVKELLSNVDQDIYELEKGARLQEIYNRMDPRAQTPVPGKGPFGREELLRRKLIHDGCLLWKTATGRFKDVLMLLMTDVLVFLQEKDQKYIFPTLDKPSVVSLQNLIVRDIANQEKGMFLISAAPPEMYEVHTASRDDRSTWIRVIQQSVRICPSREDFPLIETEDEAYLRRIKMELQQKDRALVELLREKVGLFAEMTHFQAEEDGGSGMALPTLPRGLFRSESLESPRGERLLQDAIREVEGLKDLLVGPGVELLLTPREPALPLEPDSGGNTSPGVTANGEARTFNGSIELCRADSDSSQRDRNGNQLRSPQEEALQRLVNLYGLLHGLQAAVAQQDTLMEARFPEGPERREKLCRANSRDGEAGRAGAAPVAPEKQATELALLQRQHALLQEELRRCRRLGEERATEAGSLEARLRESEQARALLEREAEEARRQLAALGQTEPLPAEAPWARRPVDPRRRSLPAGDALYLSFNPPQPNRGTDRLDLPVTTRSVHRHFEDRERQELGSPEERLQDSSDPDTGSEEEGSSRLSPPHSPRDFTRMQDIPEETESRDGEAVASES from the exons ATGAAGGAAGCCAAGGATGCCCGCTATACCAATGGGCACCTCTTCACCACCATCTCAGTTTCAGGCATGACCATGTGCTATGCCTGTAACAAGAGCATCACAGCCAAGGAAGCCCTCATCTGCCCAA CCTGCAATGTGACTATCCACAACCGCTGTAAAGACACCCTCGCCAACTGTACCAAGGTCAAGCAGAAG CAACAGAAAGCAGCCCTGCTGAAGAACAACACTGCCTTGCAGTCCGTCTCTCTGCGAAGTAAGA CAACCATCCGGGAGCGGCCAAGCTCGGCCATCTACCCCTCCGACAGCTTCCGGCAGTCCCTCCTAGGCTCCCGCCGTGGCCGCTCCTCCTTGTCTTTAGCCAAGAGTGTTTCCACCACCAACATTGCTGG ACATTTCAATGATGAGTCTCCCCTGGGGCTGCGCCGGATCCTCTCACAGTCCACAGACTCCCTCAACATGCGGAACCGAACCCTATCAGTGGAATCCCTCATTGACGAAG AGGTAATCTACAATGAGCTGATGAGTGACTTTGAGATGGATGAGAAGGACTTTGCAGCTGACTCCTGGAGCCTTGCTGTGGACAGCAGCTTCCTGCAGCAGCATAAAAAGGAGGTGATGAAGCAGCAGGATGTCATCTATG AGCTAATCCAGACAGAGCTGCACCACGTGAGGACACTGAAGATCATGACCCGCCTCTTCCGCACGGGGATGCTGGAAGAGCTACAGTTGGAGCCGGGAGTGGTCCAGGGCCTGTTCCCCTGCGTGGACGAGCTCAGTGACATCCACACACGCTTCCTTAGCCAGCTATTAGAACGCCGACGCCAGGCCCTGTGCCCTGGCAGTACCCGGAACTTTGTCATTCAGCGCTTGGGTGATCTGCTTATCAGCCAG TTCTCAGGTCCTAGCGCGGAGCAGATGCGTAAGACCTACTCGGAGTTCTGCAGCCGCCACACCAAGGCCTTAAAGCTCTATAAAGAGCTGTATGCCCGAGATAAACGCTTCCAGCAATTCATCCGG AAAGTGACCCGCTCTGCCGTGCTCAAGCGGCACGGGGTACAGGAGTGCATCCTGCTGGTGACTCAGCGCATCACCAAGTACCCAGTACTCATCAGCCGCATCCTGCAGCATTCCCACG GGATCGAGGAGGAACGCCAGGACCTGACCACAGCACTGGGGCTAGTGAAGGAGCTGCTGTCCAATGTGGACCAGGATATTTATGAGCTGGAGAAAGGGGCCCGTCTGCAGGAGATCTACAACCGCATGGACCCTCGGGCCCAAACCCCAGTGCCTGGCAAGGGCCCCTTTGGCCGAGAGGAACTTCTGCGGCGCAAACTCATCCACGATGGCTGCCTGCTCTGGAAGACAGCAACGGGGCGCTTCAAAG ATGTGCTAATGCTGCTGATGACAGATGTACTGGTGTTTCTCCAGGAAAAGGACCAGAAGTACATCTTTCCTACCCTG GACAAGCCCTCAGTGGTATCGCTGCAGAATCTAATCGTACGGGACATCGCCAACCAGGAGAAAGGGATGTTTCTGATTAGCGCAGCCCCACCTGAGATGTACGAGGTGCACACAGCATCCCGGGATGACCGGAGCACCTGGATCCGGGTCATTCAGCAGAGCGTGCGCAT ATGCCCATCCAGGGAGGACTTCCCCCTGATTGAGACAGAGGATGAGGCTTACCTGCGGCGAATTAAGA TGGAGTTGCAGCAGAAGGACCGGGCACTGGTGGAGCTGCTGCGAGAGAAGGTTGGGCTGTTTGCTGAGATGACCCATTTCCAGGCCGAAGAGGATGGTGGCAGTGGGATGGCCCTGCCCACCCTGCCCAGGGGCCTTTTCCGCTCCGAGTCCCTTGAGTCCCCTCGTGGCGAGCGGCTGCTGCAGGATGCCATCCGTGAGG TGGAGGGTCTGAAAGACCTGCTGGTGGGGCCAGGAGTGGAACTGCTCTTGACACCCCGAGAACCAGCCCTGCCCTTGGAACCAGACAGCGGTGGTAACACGAGTCCTGGGGTCACTGCCA ATGGTGAGGCCAGAACCTTCAATGGCTCCATTGAACTGTGCAGAGCCGACTCAGACTCCAGCCAGAGG GATCGAAATGGAAATCAGCTGAGATCACCCCAAGAG GAGGCGTTGCAGCGATTGGTCAATCTCTATGGACTTCTACATGGCCTACAG GCAGCTGTGGCCCAGCAGGACACTTTGATGGAAGCCCGGTTCCCTGAGGGCCCTGAGCGGCGGGAGAAGCTGTGCCGAGCCAACTCTCGGGATGGGGAggctggcagggctggggctgccCCTGTGGCCCCTGAAAAGCAGGCCACAGAACTGGCATTACTGCAGCGGCAACATGCGCTGCTGCAGGAGGAGCTACGGCGCTGCCGGCGGCTAGGTGAAGAACGGGCAACCGAAGCTGGCAGCCTGGAGGCCCGGCTCCGGGAGAGTGAGCAGGCCCGGGCGCTGCTGGAGCGGGAGGCTGAAGAGGCTCGAAGGCAGCTGGCCGCCCTGGGCCAGACCGAGCCACTCCCAGCCGAGGCCCCCTGGGCCCGCAGACCTGTGGATCCTCGGCGGCGCAGCCTCCCTGCAGGCGATGCCCTGTACTTGAGTTTCAACCCCCCACAG CCCAACCGAGGCACAGACCGCCTGGATCTGCCTGTCACTACTCGCTCTGTCCATCGACACTTTGAGGACCGAGAGAGGCAGGAACTGGGGAGCCCTGAAGAGCGGCTGCAAGATAGCAGTGACCCTGACACTGGCAGTGAGGAGGAAGGTAGCAGCCGTCTGTCTCCGCCCCACAGTCCACGAG ACTTTACCAGAATGCAGGACATCCCGGAGGAGACGGAGAGCCGCGACGGGGAGGCTGTAGCCTCCGAGAGCTAA